Proteins encoded together in one Micromonospora auratinigra window:
- a CDS encoding GH1 family beta-glucosidase, giving the protein MDTELTSPRSDGTRHAAGPDGPEPSRHAADPIDSLPPTFRWGVATSSYQIEGAVAEDGRTPSIWDTFCRVPGAVANGDDGDVACDHYHRMPADVALIADLGLDTYRFSVAWPRVQPGGRGPANPAGLAFYDRLVDELLGRGVDPWVTLYHWDLPQELEDAGGWPVRDTAYRFADYAELVFARLGDRVKTWTTLNEPWCSAMLGYAYGDHAPGRRDLGDGIAAVHHLLLGHGLATQRLRAAAPAPVELGITLNLAPADPATDSPADRDAARAADGLANRIYLDPLFHGRYPQDVLADLAAEGVRVPVRDGDLEVIATPIDVLGVNYYFGQLHSGVDEQGRERDEGGRPVRRVVPRDLPRTAMGWEIVPESFTDLLVRLHRDYPGVPLVITENGAAFDDRPDEDGFVADDDRVAYLTEHLRAVARARSAGADVRGYFAWSLLDNFEWAYGYDKRFGIVRVDYDTQRRTPKRSALWYRDTVRRVRDRA; this is encoded by the coding sequence ATGGACACCGAGCTGACCAGCCCGAGGAGCGACGGGACGCGGCACGCCGCCGGACCGGACGGACCGGAGCCGTCGCGGCACGCGGCCGACCCGATCGACAGCCTGCCGCCGACCTTCCGGTGGGGGGTGGCGACCTCGTCGTACCAGATCGAGGGCGCGGTGGCCGAGGACGGCCGCACCCCGTCCATCTGGGACACCTTCTGCCGGGTCCCCGGGGCGGTGGCCAACGGCGACGACGGCGACGTGGCCTGCGACCACTACCACCGGATGCCGGCCGACGTCGCGCTCATCGCGGACCTGGGCCTGGACACGTACCGGTTCTCGGTGGCCTGGCCCCGGGTGCAGCCGGGCGGGCGTGGTCCGGCCAACCCGGCCGGTCTGGCCTTCTACGACCGCCTCGTCGACGAGCTGCTCGGCCGGGGCGTCGACCCGTGGGTGACCCTCTACCACTGGGACCTGCCGCAGGAGCTGGAGGACGCCGGGGGCTGGCCGGTCCGGGACACCGCGTACCGGTTCGCCGACTACGCCGAGCTGGTCTTCGCCCGCCTCGGCGACCGGGTGAAGACCTGGACCACGCTGAACGAGCCGTGGTGCTCGGCGATGCTCGGGTACGCCTACGGCGACCACGCGCCCGGCCGCCGCGACCTCGGCGACGGAATCGCCGCCGTGCACCACCTGCTGCTCGGCCACGGCCTGGCCACCCAGCGGCTGCGGGCGGCGGCGCCCGCGCCGGTCGAGCTGGGCATCACGCTGAACCTGGCGCCGGCCGACCCGGCCACCGACTCCCCGGCCGACCGGGACGCGGCCCGGGCCGCCGACGGGCTGGCCAACCGGATCTACCTGGACCCGCTGTTCCACGGCCGGTACCCGCAGGACGTGCTGGCGGACCTGGCCGCCGAGGGGGTCCGCGTCCCGGTGCGCGACGGCGACCTCGAGGTGATCGCCACGCCGATCGACGTGCTCGGGGTGAACTACTACTTCGGTCAGCTGCACTCCGGGGTGGACGAGCAGGGCCGCGAGCGCGACGAGGGCGGCCGGCCGGTGCGCCGGGTGGTGCCCCGGGACCTGCCCCGCACCGCGATGGGGTGGGAGATCGTGCCGGAGTCCTTCACCGACCTGCTGGTCCGGTTGCACCGGGACTACCCGGGCGTGCCCTTGGTGATCACCGAGAACGGCGCCGCGTTCGACGACCGGCCCGACGAGGACGGCTTCGTCGCCGACGACGACCGGGTCGCGTACCTGACCGAGCACCTGCGGGCGGTGGCCCGCGCCCGGTCGGCCGGGGCGGACGTGCGCGGCTACTTCGCCTGGTCGCTGCTGGACAACTTCGAGTGGGCGTACGGCTACGACAAGCGCTTCGGCATCGTCCGGGTGGACTACGACACCCAGCGGCGTACCCCCAAGCGCAGCGCGCTCTGGTACCGCGACACGGTGCGGCGGGTCCGCGACCGGGCCTGA
- a CDS encoding RICIN domain-containing protein → MFSTPTRRALLALCVAAGTIALSPPPAAQAAGESVDVWLTTTSDAQYFVKTIQANGTAAQQWVWTAGRDLVNPQANKCLDITGNTSADGTKTQLWSCTGGANQKWTLPS, encoded by the coding sequence ATGTTCTCCACCCCCACCCGCCGCGCCCTCCTGGCACTGTGCGTCGCCGCCGGCACCATCGCCCTCTCCCCGCCCCCGGCCGCGCAGGCCGCCGGGGAGAGCGTCGACGTCTGGCTCACCACCACCTCCGACGCCCAGTACTTCGTCAAGACCATCCAGGCCAACGGCACCGCCGCCCAGCAGTGGGTCTGGACGGCCGGCCGGGACCTGGTGAACCCGCAGGCGAACAAGTGCCTCGACATCACCGGCAACACCTCCGCCGACGGCACGAAGACACAGCTGTGGAGCTGCACCGGCGGCGCCAACCAGAAGTGGACCCTGCCCTCCTGA